aaaaattattaagaCTGGAGCAAAGTCAAAACCTTCGACTAACCTGCCTGgtaaacagaagagaaaaaaaaaaaccaaatggaaaaaatacaaatgacagcatgaacagtgtgtgtgtccttctcaGAAAGCAACTCTTTAGCTAAACCTGAACATGATAAAGTTGCTGGGGTTTATTTGCTTACCGATGGGAAAACTGATTTAGTCAGACCTTTATAGACAGCTGAGCAGGTGCACTTCAGAGCTCAGGGCTACATCTATCGTCTGAGCAGTGACGGGACTGAGGCTTCATGGATACCATAGTGGAGTTACactgagctgtcaatcattcaCTTACAGCATTTGAGCCAATCAACATCGTCTTCACTCGGCAGCAAATCGCAACTCGCGCGGTGGGTGGTAGCCAGCTCAAATTTCGGTTTAATGGAGCCGACTGTTCCGTCACTACTTTTTAATGACTTTTTGGCATGTACGCTGCAAAACGAAATCTACTCTGTGCACGAGTGGAGCTgctcattcagtgtgtgtgtgtgtgtcagcgagCGGGTGTGTGTAACTACCCCTAGTGTCACGGCTTTCATGTGTGTTTGGATTCTGCTCTACAGGAAGTCGTCTGTACTCGTTAATGAAAtcagactggcctgaaacgtATCACCTGGAAATAACTTCCGGGTCAGGGCCTCAGGGAAGCTGGACTGGATCTACAGAGGGGAAGTGCCGGCTGCCGGCCCCCCTCCAAAGCTGGCCTCTCTAACCAGCACGGTCGTCTGGGAGGGCAGAACGGTCAGTGGGAGTGACCGCTGCCCTGAGGTGGTCCAACAGTTAGATGGTGTGTTAATCACATCTACAGAAGAGACCGTCCCAAAAAAACTGGCCCAATCAGCAATCAGATCAGTACaactgatttgaaaaaaaaaaaaaaaaaaaaaaagattaatcatTCCCAAATGTGTCTGCGTGTTTATACTCATGTAAATTCAATAGTAGTTAACCATGTCCcctaataataaacaaaacagtaatTCATTATGGAAGTGTCAAACCGCTGACAGAACAGCTTACTCCTCAGAAACACGgctgaggtgtgtgcgtgcgcgcctgtggtgtgtgtgtgtgtgtgtgtgtgtgtctgtgtgcgttcgTGCGCACCAGAGCGAGCATGTATGaatgcgcatgtctgtgtggagCCCCTCTCAGGCTGTTCCTGGATCAGTGATAGTtgtgtgggggtgcgggggtgagTCAGCGGCGGGTGAGCGTGGACAGCGTGGggctgccgggggggggcgtgtggagGTATTATTACACAgccagcatctctctctccggctTCTTCTTCGCTCCTCTCTCTGGAAAAAGCAGGAAGAGAAACGTCAGCTTCCGCAACACGCGCATCACAGGAAGTTTACCGAGGGGCGGACACCACGAAGACCTCAGCGCCCCGCGGCTGAGGCCGTCAAAGAAGGCCGCACCAAATCTTAGGAGACAGGAAAGAGCGGGTCAGACCACAGGCCGCTCGCCAGGTTCAGAAAGGACACGTCACCCCGAGGTAAAAGGGCTAAACGCACCTGTCCTCTTAAGTCGTGTCCCAAAGCGAAGGTCGCCGGGAATGTGTCCTTAGAGCTTAAATCAAGTCCGAAGGACGCAACCAACGTGTCCTTCGCACGGTAGGACTGAAGACCACCGCTGTTGCGTTTGTAGTTGCTTTTCATTGGTGAACATGGCAGGAAGTGAAAAGCAACTAACTGCAAGAGGGAAAATGCGTAACAAGACGGCCAGCTAACTAGGTTAGATAAACTTTCCACGGAGTGATCCATGTATCATGTCCTTTTTGTTAATTTGCAAATATCCAGGAAGATTTAAATGCCATTTAGCGAAGAACCAAACTGGGTGTGTAGCTTCCACTACTACATTTCATTTGGGAGTGACATGGCATTTTGAATTTGCTCATCTTCTCTGTGCAAAACGATCACTCACGTGCGCTAAGTTCTGAGGTGTGTCCCAAATAAGCCTCCATTTTAAGGTGGTGGATCAGGCACAGGCCCAGTAGCTCGCTAGCTAGCGATAGCTAGCAGTGCGTGTAATGCAGCCAGAGTTTATTTGGGTGCCAGCGGTGGGGCACTGGACGGGCGCTGCTGTTacctggctctggctctggctccgCCTCGGGCTCCTCCTCGGGCACCTCGGGCAGAGACTCGGCTGGCACCTCCGGGAGCTCCACCTCCTCCGCCTGTTCCAGAGACAGCTTTCCTTAGAACCGACGCCACATAAACCATCATCCCTACTTATTATCCTACGTATTAGTGGATGGGAACATTGACGTAGCTCCACCCAGAGCAGCCATCACGTGGGAGTCAGGACAGATGAGAGGATACAGGTAAGTAAAACAGGCGAGGAGAAGGACAGGTAAGTAAGACAGGCAAGTAGGACAGGTGGAGTGgacacacaggcaggacaggTGAAGAGAGACGCACCTCTGTGATTGCCTCAAGCTCTGCCAGCACAGCGTCCTCATCCTCTTGTGTCAGGGAGCCCGCCAGCATGTCGTCAATTTGCTAAAatagaaagagggaaaaaaaagaaaagaagaagagtgcCCCCACTGGATGAGGCTGGCATTATACTAGAGTTATTAATCACAGGTGACCTTGCACCTCTGACCAGTTCTGCATGATAAATAGAGAAGATGGCTTTACCCTCTGGTAATCGACGGCATCCTGGGTCTCATCCATGATCCTCTCCACTTCTTCGATGGACATGGCCTGAAAGAAATGACCAAGGGTAATGCAAACCAGCCACCGCGGTGAGATTTGTGTAGTAATCCTTTAATCTGGTGAAGGTACACTCTGCACTACTGGGACAGGCTCCCCTCCTTAGGCCCCATTAAGATGTGTGAGAGCTTATGAAGGCTGCTTTCCTATATACTGCTGGGTATAATATCACACCATGGCTGCTTCCCTGTAAACAGCCAGACAcaatgtgacatcatcactgctTCCCTGTAAACAGCCAGACACAATGTCACATCATGGCTGCTGACGAACACAGGTATGGCACATCACCAACGGAGTAATATGTAGTAGTGTCCTGTGAGCGTACTAAGTAATCGGCAAGATGTTGCATATTTTAACGGAACAGAAggacagacgcacacgcacgcagacacacgcgcacaggaGTCATGGCGGAATGGGTACCTCGTGCATCTTCTTTAGGCAGTCGTTTCCAACCTTCAGTCCTTCGATAACCTTCGTCTCGATCTGGGCAAACTCAATGTCCTGAACctaaaaaataagtgaaaaattaaaagtcaaaaacaaaaagcttcgTTTCTTTTAGTAAGCGCAAGTACAATGTATCCCATCAAGAGCAGAAACAGTGCTGTCTAATACGCAATAATAACATCAGCCAATAACACGGTAGCGTGGAACATGGTTCCAGCGAGCGCTCCATTCTTCTTAAGCAAAACATTCCATGCTACCTCACCCTATTTAGCTTTGCAGGCTACGATAATCTGAATCGGTGGATCCTCCAATTTATGCTTCCTTAAGAGTGGAGGGGTCTGCATTTTAAAGTGCCCCCCCGCTCCAAATCTCCTGTTACGTACCATGCGCTCCAGGTTGCTAATCTGGTTCTCCGTTTTCTCCAGCAGCTGGTCCTGGTACCGCTTCTTCTTGAGCAGAAGCAGGGCCTTCCTGTCGGGCACCCAAGCGAATTACGTTACATCCAACCTCTAAACCTGCGCAACACCGAGTCTCAAAGCAGCAGTCTTATCTTTTTCGGGTCTCCAACTTATACGGCCTGAGATTTCCTGAAGCTGCTCTGGCTGAGGCAGAACCGTTTCGATGGGTTTTAAGATGGCGCTCTCAGTGCAGAGAACGGCATTTAAAAGCTGCACAGACAACACATCCACTTAGCAGCACTGCCATGAACTATGTGTGAACTGTAAGTGCAGATTCAGAGATACACTGAAACTGGCAGTAAACACAATGAGAGTAATCACCATGAGTAGTGTTGCCAGACACCGGCTAGCTTGTCTTCTAAAATATTcctcaacccctccccctcttcccgaTTTTCATCAGATTCCCattccatttttaaagaattcaTTCTCTGCCCCATATCTCCTTTTTAAATTCCCCTATCAATGACTGGCTTACATAGATATTAACACAGAACCTTTCACCAtaacagggttcatacactttttcaccaatgattatcaatgacttttccatgacttatccacaacctttaactgaatttccatgaccaaaacaaatgattttATCTCAGCgagacgatttaaaattatttattgtaacactaagtaaaattaggtctgcatctgaaacatatggtgcctctctaaaacaaataaacaccagacagacacacttagatacattctttcatattttaattcgaatagtttaacattttgtcaatgtctcaaacagggttagaaattgcgaccattttggtcgcatatgctcccaaaatttaatctgtgcgacttcgaaatataattgggagcatttgtgcgagtgcaaataattgttctggtgcaaccttttttttttttttcagtcgaacgtctcttcctctgtacattcgctagttagtacactcagtatgtgccttgtgagctgacggtgacccttctaaccaatcgtgagcttgacattcttacctttaatgctgattttaaattgcttaatgttagccttcaatcactcccttttgcagcactccact
This genomic window from Anguilla rostrata isolate EN2019 chromosome 17, ASM1855537v3, whole genome shotgun sequence contains:
- the LOC135243163 gene encoding charged multivesicular body protein 6-like encodes the protein MGNIFGRKRRPTRVTEQDRAVLQLKQQRDKLKQYQKRISLQLDKERLLAKQLLKNGKKEKALLLLKKKRYQDQLLEKTENQISNLERMVQDIEFAQIETKVIEGLKVGNDCLKKMHEAMSIEEVERIMDETQDAVDYQRQIDDMLAGSLTQEDEDAVLAELEAITEAEEVELPEVPAESLPEVPEEEPEAEPEPEPERGAKKKPEREMLAV